From the Papaver somniferum cultivar HN1 chromosome 2, ASM357369v1, whole genome shotgun sequence genome, the window aagtggcgcctggcgtagccacgaCCGCTGAATTTAGGCGGCTGGttgcctaaaagtttccacaagtctataagttcggtggcgaacttggatggctgagattgcatctcaagaggaaggatagccgtcgattatggctaccttccgtagGCAGTGGTGCCTTTAATGCgtgccagcggcattgcggcatggctggccattggcacggtggcgcctggcgtagccatgactactgaaattttggcacgtttgtgtggaaatcttgcctaaattaggttttggcttgtcgaaaccctaattagtatatATGGCATGTCACATGTGGTGAGTGGCcgtgtttggcgggtttggcatgtgtgcctggtatgtgcgcGTTTGGCGCGttcggcatgcgcgtttggcatatTGGCGcgttttttgggaagccaattggctttgcggccatctggcgtggtttctttcctttcaacactgtggcgagtttaaagcaacctgattggttaatgtaagaggtcctgccaggcatgggcgtggctacacttctgtgtgagtgtggcgggtttagagcgacctgattggtcgatgggaagtggggacggCAAGTTAGGGCATggacacacttccagtgcgctgtggaggatttaaaacgtcctgattggtcgatgggaagtgggtccgACAAGCTAgggagtggccacacttccagtgcgctgtggcggatttaaaacgacctgattggtcgatgggaagtgggtccgGTAAGCTAGGGCGcgaccacacttccagtgcgctgtggcggatttaaagcgacctgattggtcgatgagaagtggggccggcaagctagggcgtggcgcCATGGccgcacttccagtgcgctgtgacggatttaatcgcctagtttagctaagcatagtttttcgaccaacggggtctaaggtattgcgcggggcgcgaaaccctgattttgcaaattagtcgggtttatgagttctttgtgagttatcacaataattggctggattttgtatgctgccacaaaaatccttatctacagaatgtagtgtgctttccgtttgagcatttcgtgcgatggccttaactttggtacttggaggttcatgctactccgctgcgagtgaacataaatccgtcatgccataccgatattaagggttctgccggggaacatagcacgggaaaGTGCTCAATGAGTCTTGTAtcggcgaggtgccgaaatttacagagtgtttgggatggttgataCATTCTCTAGTCTGGATaatatttcatgtaaatatatcgaatgactcaataaatatgtcggtggagagattagcactcacggcaccgtttccttgcagagtaacGTCACATCAGatacaaggttttacgattttaaccctaagctaaaaaccactatcaacacttacctatcggagataaatctcaagcgaatcttagagaagatagtactcaatacgatagaacaagtaagatcggaacacgcaattacagagaaaatagtcgaGTCTGGatttagaatcccaatgaagtctttaattcgttaaccgataatttttttaggaaaaacctaggctaaaggagaatccactctagtcgcaactagtatcacacaagaggtgtggggattaggtttcccagttgctagatttctcccttatatagtcttcaaatcagggtttgatatctTTGAAACAAAGCCATcgaatattcaccgttggatgaaatcctgatttaagattcaagctaagtttgcttaaaaccaaagcaatatctctccatcattagatggtcttagcttgttacacacaaatgaaatataccttcatttagttgtgggtaatcgtacctaattgtgtatattgagttggctcaacaacagttaaccgaagttatccatatgaaaatttatccacggtttgcaaagattgcattccttaatatataaatatattttttcatgggtatgaaatcatacttaatcgattttagaacctaaaccaacttagtttgcaaacgggtacgcaaacttaagttccggactttggtcatgtCCGACACTTCGCAAACGTGTAATCGCTCTGGACTGAACTCAGGTGAGACAGTTCTCAAACGGATACGCAAACTTAGTTCCTGGACTTTAGTAGTAAAAtccgttcgcatacgggtatgcatacttggttcccggacctgaatcattcttacaacagtttgcatactggtacgcatactgtgctatctCCAGAcaatggttacttgttctaaactcccatttcaatcactggaacatccttagaagacgaaaatagctgtctcacaaaactattagcttataagtaattttcaagtgatcgaatgatcaatacgaaacattccgagactacatcaaatgaatgttacaaggagattttcacatgatcatcttttgactttcgtcaagaataatgatgaacgtggttaaaccaaaaactttccaacacatattttgagaaagatattAGTGAGTTAaattcaactcgaaatatcaaatgtgtataatgtaaatgctatatagatatacgacttaatctcaataagagatagaatagaaaagacttctgagtgatagatgagtttaaatctccacataccttttgtttatgaagttcctccaagatcctcttagtagatcttcgtcttcaatcgatgaaggtcgtgaagtctaaagctgaacgtcacattctatcctaatccgagacataactataagtagactggaaatcaagacttatagttttgacacctaaacttgacaaacaagcttgaattagaaatgcttgcgagtttgaccgagcagtgctctaacaaccagTACTGGGCATAACATCCCAGCATACTCTCCCAACCGAGCACAAGCGAACCGTCCCTAGGTGTATCCCAAacaacaccgatattgttcccacttacacACTGTGGTTATCCAGCAGTGCTGGATTTTAATGCCACTACTGTGGTCATCCAGCAATAGCgccccgagaggtcacccatcctatgactactcccggccgagcacgtttaactgagaagtttttcccacaactcagtcaaaTGAATGtcatcaggcctcggtgttaggaaaggacaaagcattacttatattccattcagccaaccactgccgaatatcggggtattacatttAGGTTTGTTTGAAGTACTCGTGTCGCTTATCATCCATCTTACCAGACTTAGAGAAAAAAAGGTGAAAAAAAATACTATATGATACATATGTAGAAACCAAATCTTCTGCATTTATTTCAATTTCCTttttaacttttgatttttcCCTCATTGTGTGTAAGATTTCTTGATGTACATCTAGTTTCCCCGGATGATACAGCTTCTTCAGGTTCAATCTCTTTATCAGTGGACCATATGctattttagattatttttattttttattttttacatcTTCTCCTTTTTCAGGTTTTGATGCCACCATCTCGAATCCAAAAATCAGAGTTAACTCTTCAGGCATGTTTTTACTTCCACTTACTTATCCTTTTCGCCAGTAgtaaaaacaaaataattttcCCGCGGTTTTATCATGATGGTATTGTCTCACAATTTTCAATATTGAGTCTGGATTCTTAAACCATTCATCTTTATTTTTCTCAGTTTTTGGagtttcttccttttcttttttatagaaaaagaaaTCTAAGATGCTAAAATGGGTTTTCCTTTTGCTTATCTAGTTGCTACTCAGTGAACAAACTTTattgagatttttatttttatttttcaccaTTCTCAAAAAAATTATCCATAAAGTCACTCAGTGCATGAAAACTGGATCTATAAGGTTTCTTTTTATCTACGAAAATgcaaaaatgaaaataagaacCAAAGAAGCATACATATATAATACTCACAACTAAAGAGCAATCTATATATCTTTGAGATATCAcaaaggtgtacaactatgtatagAGGTACAGAAATCTAATCGATCTAATATCCATGCCCACAACCCACACATAATAAATCATATATCCATGAGATATCGCATAggtatacaactatgtacactCGTATAGGAATTTAACTAAAGTAACATGCATACACACAGAACAATCCATACATCCCTGAGATATCATATATGTGTACAATTCTATACAACCCTATAACAAATATGACAATTAAACATGCATGCCCACAAAATAATAGTCCACATCCCTGAAACAacatactagtatactactactAAAACAAACTCGATtgttttccttcatattttcagtTTTTATTCAAGTTTATTAAATGAGAAACGTGGCGGCATGTCATTAAACTCGATAATTACAACACGGTTTTAGTTTTTTGCACATGTGCATTATGAAAATGGCGCCAATGATAATAACACATATACCTCTTCTTAAATAACTAGTGGCCTAATCTGTACCTAACTGACTGAGACTAAACTAGATGACGTGGTACATTTTGTAAACAGAAGGCACACATTCACAAGCAAACGTTAATTAATATTTATAATAGATAAAACATAGAGTACTAGATTTTATTTGTAATATAATAACAACAACACCATCATTTATAATAAAAACAACACCAAGTTCGACATAAGTCAACTTCCAAAATAAGAGTACAAAAACCAAAAACCGATACTATTAAATTGCATACACAATCCTTCATCTTGCACTATGATCGTGTTGACGAAGTGGGAAGGCATGCAGCATTAAAACTACAACATATTATACTTCAGAAATAGGTAGTTTGTGACCCTTAGTCATGGAGATAACTAGGGTAGTGAACTCGGTTTTCTCTTTAGTTGCATATTCTGCCATTCTTTCCCTGAACCTGTCATACAATAGATCCATTATCTCCTCCCCAAAGTGATTTGCTAATAAGGGTTCTGACACTGCCCTGAAGACGTTAGCCATGTAATAGGCACTTCTTAACTTGTTTGTCACTGATTCATCTCCCTTGGGATCACTACAATCCCAACTAACGTGAAATGTCTCTAGTTGATTGATTGTGAATGAACCTTCACCATTAATTATACActttacttcttcaggagaaggAAAATAATTAGGAAAGTTGAATAAGTTTAAATTCTCCTCTTCAATGGCTCCCTACATGAAAATCACTTGTATTTTAGTCTTTTTAAATCAAATTTCACATAAGAAAGTGTAATACTACTTACTTCCCTCACAAAGCGAAAGACGCACTTTCCTAAAGGTGAAAGTATTAGATCATCCAAAAATAACATTTTTCCATTTGGTATACGTTTAAAAGAGTGACTATATATGCGTATGTTACCTGTAAAACCATGTCATGGGCTGACATAGATAATAGTTCCCAGAAGGAACAACATTCTTTACTAGTAGGATCTTCTGAACTGCTCCTTGCCACAAGTGTTAACACCATTCTTCCTCCCTCTACTAATTCCTCTGAACGACACTCTAGAAATATCTTAAAATCTTTCTTGAATTGGTTTAAGTAAGCCGTAACTACAGATATTTCGTGATGTAGAAGTTTCCCTTATTAGTCTTCTTAATCTCTTTTGGAGCCTGTTCGGAGAAATTTAGAAAATTTAATTGTGTAATGATCAAAGAATTTGTAAGAAAttagataaacaaagaaaattacTCTAGTGACCTGAGATAACCAATGAAGGCTGTAGGAAGAATGAACGAAATGAAGAGTGTCACTAGGAAACAGTCGACCATAGAATGTACCAGGCATTCCAGCAGCAAAACATGGTCCTGAATCATCTCCTTTGGTTCTTCTTAAATCATCACAGAAATTTCCCACATCTTTGAAAAGGGTGTTAAAGTCATTGCTTGGAAGATCATTAAGGAACACAAGAATCTCAGGCATAACAATACCAGATTCACAATGTTTGTTGTAAATCATTTCCAAAGTACGGGAGACGACTGACAGGGCATTAggtcctgaagaacaacctaactCTGTTATTCCTATAGTAGTCTTCCGTGGCTTAGACGTCGCTGCAGAAATGGTATTATTACCATACAAATTCGATAACATGTTCAGTATTGCTTCCTCCACTATTGGCCTGGTTATGAGTATAACTTTCTTCTGTTTATTCTCaaaaagacaaaaagaaaaaacatgtaAATAGTTGGGTATCGACATTTATAATAAAAGCGTTTGAGAGCACAATAAAAATAAGTATAGTCTACCAAATttttcatttgaaacgatgaaatatagagaaggaaaaaggaattgatcattagattgatgatgaaggagaagggaaaaaaaaaggttttgatcTAAAACCAAAAAGGGTTAATTTTAGTTATTGTTAAGGAAAGGGTAATTGAATAACTTTACAcatattagacaccccttaacccACGACCTTAATTGGGAACATAATAGCCCATGACctcacaaaaaaaattaaataatttttatgtaGTTACTAGAGTTTtgcctaggggtgcacataccctatccatacccgccaatcctaccctacccgccagtgttGTAACCTTATCCTATCCTACctattatttggcgggtagggtgacggttagAGATTTTTTTATCCGCCGTTAAATGGGTAGGATGACGGGTAAAGCACGAAattaccctaccctacccgcctacccgTCTAATACTGAAAAGACAAAGTAATCCTTGTATTGTTCTCTCCTCCTGcctattttttttgatattttaaaacatattaggggaaaaagacaaagtaaccctTGAATGGATTTTACTTTCTATCGAACCATTTCATCTCTTTTCATTCGAACCATTTCTCTCTTTTCATTCGAACCATTTCATCTCCTCGTCTCTGCAGTAGCGAAGTGAAGTCTGGGTTTCGATCTGAAGCTGAAGATGTGAGTGATTTGTGTGTTCGATTTGTGTATCGTTATGTGTTTGAATCTATTTTTTGCTCATATCAATCCACTTTCTTATCTCTGCAGAagagaatttagggtttcaggCTGCAAGTGCAGTTTGAGATTTTGGGGTTTCGATCTGAAGATGTAAGTGTTTAAAGCtttcaatttgtgttttgatTTGGGTTTCGATCTGTTCTTTTGGATTAGTCTTTCATTAAGGTGTTGATGTGTTAATTGGATTTTCTATTTTATATTAGtaactgattttgaaatttttatgaaaaaccctataCTACTGAAATAGAATGTGGGAATTAGGATTTCTCTGTATTCTTTTGCTTGGGTTTGTTTGCTTTGTTATATAAAACCCTCTTTGCTTCATCTATTTGATTATACTTGGTTTTCCATAATGTAAGTGTTTTGAATTAGATTGCTATGTGGCTGCCCTGATTCATTGTGTATTAACTCTTTGCTTCATCTATTTGATTATGCATACAGATATTTCTTAAGAGAAACACTAGTAGAAAAATGACCTTTAGACACGGTAATTTACCGTGTCCAAACGTCTATGGCCACGGTGTTGCATTTTTGGAAAACCGTGACTAAAGGTTGCGAGGCCAAAAGTCACAGCTTCTGGTCACGGTAATCTACCGTGACCAGAACTTCAAATAGTCACGGGATTTTATCATACACCGTGACAAGTTTGCTCATTGGTCACGTGATGTTGAAATACACTGGGACAAAATATGTTCAATGGACACGAACTTTTGTTTACACCGTAACTAATTTGTATGTTAGACACGGATCCCAAATATTCACTGTGTCTGAACAATATACGCACTGATTAAGATACTTTGATGTTGGGTAAAGTTTTGAGTTGGAAACATCTTTATTCCTTATTTACAAAACAAAATAGGCAAAGCAGCAATAGTATCTGAATATAATTATACCAAACATGGAACAAAATATGATTGTATAGTGAAAAATCATAATATTTTACATGTTTCTTGATATATACATTTTACTAGAGTGAATAAAATCAATATCAAATTATGTTTCTCCTAAAAGAGTAGGAAAGGCAGCCTCCAACAAGCTGCAAACGAAGATACcactaaaaaaaaaactcaatttacAGTACAAGATCTTAATATACTGCGGAAGTGTGTAGTAATTCGTCGAAATTCTAAATCATCTCTGCAGCTGATCTGAAAAGCTTAAGCAAGCATTATGATTAAGATGCACACCCACTGAAAACATTCATGTAAATTTTCTCTTATTCCAACTatacaaaaagaagaaataatcaTTGATGGCAGCATCGATGTTAGCTTGCAAATCTCAGAGCAAAGATATGGAACTCATACACTGGTAAAGTCGAAACCAGCATAACGAATTATAATGGAGGCTCCCCCTTGATTTGTTCCTGGAtcacaataaaaaaaaatgaccatGTGGCAGTAGGTGGTACCTTCAGAAACACATCTGTTTCTTTCTAATGTACCAAGCATCATTTAAAGTTGGACAATGAGAATAATTTTTCATAATAAGGAAAGAGTAACCCAATGTAATGATAAGTGGTTTTCCTTGACAGTGATGGATAATAAAGAGCCATATTGcaattgaaaagaatcaaaagatgCATGTGCACCAGCACAAACAGACATATATGACGGATATTCAAGTATAGTTTACCGTTCCCCAGCTATACTCATCATTTCTCTTgttttaaaacaaaacaaaagaaattacCAATACAAGGTTTATGAAACAACCCCATAAAGTGCAGAGTAATTAAGAACAACCAGTTAAAAAcccttcatcaaaaggttccactGAAATGAACCTGCAAGTTAGGGACTGACCCAAGGGGGCAGAATGTTAAAAAATAGCTATAGAACCAGCAAATACATAATTAATGATGGGTTACAAAAAAAAAGGCTAGTTGTCACAAGACAGTTTCATTCGCGATTGCTAGATGTAATGCCTAGTGTTTCTGAAACAATAAAATCAACTATCAAGTATAAGTATTTCATATCCGTAAATGGAAACGGTCCACAACTTGGATTATCCTAATATTGAACATTCAAAAGTAAGTTTATTTGCTTAAACTGCCTGCAATTATGGGTCCCGTAAAGCCTATGTTTTAAGGAAAAGAAGCCAGTCTAAAATCAATCACAATACGTAGGTATATAGATAATGAATCAAATGATCATTTACTTTAGCATCTAGGATGTAGGCTtacttgagagagagagagagttttttCCTAAAAGAATTTAATGCTTTTGCAAGTTGTGTATTTCCAGTGCCAGGCCTTTCTTGAAGCGAGACTTCCTGTCAACAAAATCAAAATGTTAACTGTGAAGATGTGAAAGTTTATGAAGATAAAAAAATTGGTACGATGAAATTACCTTCTGTTGATCTACCCCCAAAACTTCCAAATAAATCAGGATGTTTAATTAGGCAGCTTAAATTAAACAAgtaaataattttaaaattattttgcAAATCAAATAATTTATACAGAACATTCAAGTCACCTAGTAAGATTTTGAAAGTGTTTCTCGAGCTTTATGTTTCTCCATTATTAATCCAAGTGCCACGACTTCCCATTTACAAAACGAAGCCAGATGATTAACCCTGCAATATGGCCAAAAAGCATTCCAAGATcgacattaaaaaaaatatatcttgcaaaaaaaaagagaccagattGCCTATTAATTAAGTGCAAGTTTCTACAACATAACACAAAACTAGAAGAGAACTTGCTTTCAAAAGCAAACTCTTAATGTTTCATTTTTGTTATCTTTCTCGTCATTAGGCAGTGGCAAAAGAAGGATCAGTTTTATGTTTCTGGTTCACTGTAACTTCCAAGGTTCTAATAGAGCTTACCTAGTTCATGCCCCTCTTCCGATTCTTCCAATGTTCTTGAAGGGATTACCTAGTTCATGCCCCTCTTCCAATTCGGCAGGTACAAGTGATTGCTACATCGTTGTTTACAGGATTATTGATAATTCGGAGCTTGACCATTTCCTAAATTTCCTGAAatccaaaacaaataataaagGATGAGATAGAGACAGATAGACAGACATACATAAAAGTACCCTGAGAGAGTATGGTTTCTTTAATTTGCCTAAAAGACTTTAGAAGCAAGGCAGGAAGATATAGTATCACCTGGAAACCGCTTTGTCAGTTCAACTTTTCCTCAAGGCACATGATTAATAGGAAAATTGTTACATTCATTCAGAAAGATATTTTAAATTGTTATTCATGGAAGTTAAATTAATTAACAAAAGAAAGTATAATCAATTATTCTCTGGTATAAAATTGTAGTAAGTCAACTTACTTGCATATGGGCCCTAATAAAATTTACATATTGAAACTCAGATTGATCTGCTCTGCAACATAGCCTGGTTGAAGGGTAAGGAAGCATATCTTAATTCTTTGCTAACGGACACCTGTGGTTGCGGCATAAAGATTTacatgaaaaacaaaaagaaaaaaaaagggaaatgATTAAATCTCTTGTATATATAGCTATAGTTTTCCATTTAGTTGAGCAACCAATCTCTTATCATGTTATTGAGGATCTTTGCTGCTGAGGTGCTTGGATCAAAGAGATCATGTAAGAACCAAGGATCCAAGACCAATAAGCTCTAGATGGAGAAAAAAGTAGGCTTACAAACAAACCTGTCAGAATGAACTCAGTTTTAGGGTTATCTTCATCAACAAAgccatattttatcaaaaactTTAAATTTGGTTGTGAAGCATCGCCTTACGGCTGTTTCTGAGCCAAAAAAAGGTGGCCTTGGAGGAAATAGTTTCAATTTTCGTGCCAAACTAATTTATTGTTGCATTAAGAAGTTACAGAATTCAGAATTAGTTCACGAACCTTCGCAGTTCATCCCACTAAAACAAATTCAACATGTACAACGGGTTTACAGTCTATAAAACTTGCATCAATTGCCCTTGATATGGTATTATGCATCCAAGTTTTCAGATAAATGAATTTTGTATGACAAGTAGATGAAAGATATGCAGGACAAAAGTAATCACACCACTTAAAATATCAGTAAAATACTTCACACTGAAGCTACAAAAGATACTGAAAAATCTCAGCTGAGGAGACAAAAGTTACCTGCAATTGAACCATATATAATTGACCGACAAAAAAACCAGAGCTCTAAAATCTGATATGGAAAGGCCTCGGTAAGTATAACATACAGGTACTACTGCAAAATCAAATCAAAGTCACATTAGGTTAAGGATATAGTATCCATTGAATTAAGCACCAAGGAAAAGGAGTGTAATCTCAGGAAGGGGAGTTGGATTTTTTTTATACAGCCTTATAAGTGCAATAATCTGATGTCAACTGGATTAGTTGCCATTATGATCTTTGGGTTCACTGTCAAAGAATCTTTGggttcactaagaaacttagaaaACCATTTCATCATTAAAACAAGATACTGAGGAAGAATCTAACTTACCATTCACATAAAAAAAAGGCATGGATCTCCCACACTCTAGCAATGCCTATCTTAGGGTACCTAATTTTAAAttcaaacaaaattaaaatcgGAAATATAATGTGCCATGATTATAAATAAGAAAACCCATAAAACACAAAGAATTCACAAATTCAACACTAAATTTATTACATCTATTAACCAATAGTGAGTCCAAAAACTAACGATTTCAGACTCTTAATAGAAAACCCAAGCCGCTCGAACTAAATCGAACATCAGATTCATCATTAAATagcaaatgcattgttaatttacTCCGAACTCCTCAAATGTTAACCATAAAATTTCCTGAACTATGTAATTTCTATGTAGGGGAAGACAAAAACATTGACTGACTGATTAGAACTTCCGATTCAAACTCTATAGGAACAGAATATCAGATcgaacaatcaatcaatatagataaaaTAAAGTTTTTATTCGGGATTGAATTTAACGCAGAGAGAAGAAGTAAGAAGGTGGGCGGAGTTGAAGGAGAGATCGTGGGAGACTGGGAGTGTAGAAGGTGGGTTAGAAACCAAAGCGGTTCTAACTTTTGATCGTGTTATGGATTGATGTACGTAGATTAGACACGAATTGGATGTACCCGTATCCAAAGATATATGAAATGGCTACGAAAACATGTTGACCCGGGACTATCAATATTTTAGTCACGTTTATAGATAGAACCGTGACAAGGTCAACCGTGACCAAAGAACATAATTGTACTAGTGAAACGATGCTGGTGACCATTTTCCCTCACTTGCAATTTGCTTAGGCTTTGAACTGTTAAGTATCGTTATCAGGTTTGGTTCCCTCCCTTATAGACACATTTCTTGATCTGTATCTTTGATAACTTTAGATGAATTTTCGTGTCTTTGCTTCTAGTTGTCCGTTGTTTAACATGTATGATATATGGTCAACTGTTGTTCAAGTAAATCAACTGACTTAAGTGTAGATTATGGAACCTTTTGTCTTATAAAACAATTCTTAACATAGCTCAATAAATGAATTTAGAGAACAAAAAGTAGGTTTGTTCTATTACAGATTGTTTCAGGGAGCAGAGCTTATACCTTGTTACAAAACCTATACATCCCACATATGATGAGCATGATTAGACACTCATACCCCTTAAGAGTTCTTATTCTCATCCAGGGAGATATGAGAGTCAACGAAAGAGAACAATTGTCGTGCTAGTTTTGAGTATTATGATAATTTCCCCTCAAATATAAACTATTGGTCAATGGAATGTGTTGACcctgattttaattttaatttcctcCACTCTTATTTTGTGTTTTCATTTTAGAGCTCTGCTAATTTCCCCAAATTGTTAATCGAGTCTGAGACTCAATTTCACCTAATTTACTAGAAGACTCAATTTGGTAATGAGCACGAGATCGCTGTCTTGAATTTTGAGAGGTAAAAAATCGGCTTTGGGATGATTGCAATTTCTCGCACCTCTCTTGGATAGGGCTAATATGAACTGCTGAAAGGTATCCACAATTTGTTGAATTTTCTTGGTCAATGGAATG encodes:
- the LOC113351255 gene encoding salicylate carboxymethyltransferase-like; the protein is MSIPNYLHVFSFCLFENKQKKVILITRPIVEEAILNMLSNLYGNNTISAATSKPRKTTIGITELGCSSGPNALSVVSRTLEMIYNKHCESGIVMPEILVFLNDLPSNDFNTLFKDVGNFCDDLRRTKGDDSGPCFAAGMPGTFYGRLFPSDTLHFVHSSYSLHWLSQAPKEIKKTNKGNFYITKYL
- the LOC113351254 gene encoding salicylate carboxymethyltransferase-like, with the translated sequence MVLTLVARSSSEDPTSKECCSFWELLSMSAHDMVLQGAIEEENLNLFNFPNYFPSPEEVKCIINGEGSFTINQLETFHVSWDCSDPKGDESVTNKLRSAYYMANVFRAVSEPLLANHFGEEIMDLLYDRFRERMAEYATKEKTEFTTLVISMTKGHKLPISEV